CTTAAAGACATCTAAGTTTTCAGAAATAATATGGATGTATGCAGCACCCGCATCGTCCCACTCCTTAAAGCGAGCATCCTGCCAGTTGGGAAAGTGATCGATGGCATCATCTGCTGCATTTAAATAAAATTCTTTGGTAGACTGTTCATCTGTCCAATCCATAACCACATTTGAAGCCCCCGCCTTATAGGCTGCCGTTTGGATTAGACGTGCTAACGTTACATTTTTTATGTCACTATGAATTATCACTAATTGATTCTTTTGCACATTTACACCAGCTCGTACAGCAAGCTCTGCATACTTTTTCAACTGTTCTTCGCTAACAAGCTCATATATTTCTTTAATCATCACACACTCAGCTCCTGACTTTATATTCCTTTATAAATAGAAAAACTTCAATTAATTACCCAAATTGCACACACACCGAAAGCATTGCAAAATAAACCTACATCCAAAGTTTAGTACAATCACCCAAACTTCCAATATTTACACAATAAGTTATTCAAGATAATGGCCCGATTGTTGAATGGAGTTCTTATAGAAAATTAATCAAAATAGTACAACAAATATAACATTTATAATTCAAAGTACGTATGGTTTTTACCTTTAATCCATCAGAAGATGTGGTGGTAATCATAAGTCAATTACTGATACATTTTCTTGGTCGTAATTATTTCAAGTTTCTTTCCTGCAATCCACTGAATCGTAACAGTTGTACCCTTAGACACTTCAGATTGAATCGTTATCGTTTGACCAAGCTTGTCGGCAATTTTTTTGGATAAGTAAAGGCCAATACCTGATGCGTTTGCAAATTTCCTCCCGTTTTCTCCTGTAAAAAATGGCTGATATAACCTTTCCAGATCATACGAAGGAATGCCAACACCTTCATCTATGATAGACAACGTTATGTACTGATCACTTTTTGCAATACGAAAGATAAGGTTTTTATCCCCAGGTTTTGTACTGGAATATTTAATTGCGTTGGAGATGATTTGGTCTAATAGTATTTCGTTCCACTTGGAGTCAGTCACAACATAAGCAGTCTCACCTTTAAAGTCAATCGACGGAAATACAGATTGGTGGATGAACTCTTCTTTTCGTCCGTTAATTAGTTTTCTCAACGAATCGAGTAAATCAATAGAATTTAACTCCAAATCGTTTTCAAAGTTCTCCATTCTCAACATGGTGAGGCCCTGTTCTATTGATGTATGCAACCTTTTATTTTCCTGGAGAATTTTATCATAAACATCAGTTTCCCCTTCCTTGCTAACGATAAGTTCGATTACAGAAACCGGTGTTTTTAAATAATGCATCCAGTGTGATAAAAAGTACAACCTTTCCTGATTTTGCTCCCTCATTTGGCTGTATTTACTTGAATGTTCCTTCATCATTTTATTTAACAACTGCCGAAAAGCCTTTTGTTCTTCCGTATGCGGCTCTATTTCCGTAAACTGATTCCTCAACATAAGTTCGATTGCCCGATTTGTTTGATAGTAACGAAACCAGTCAATGATTAAATATACAGTTAATAGAAATATGCCAATGGATAAGGGATAAAAAAATTCTGTGTTTAGTGGTTCACTGAGATGGAAAAAAGCTATAAGGCAAATCATGTTTACCAGATAAAAACTGATGAGTAATAATCTGTCTTTAAAAAATTTCATAATAAGACGCTTAAGCATGTTAATTCCTCATAACCGCAGGATGGTAAAGCATGTATCCTGCTCCCCGTTTACTTTTAATAACGTCAGTAAGCCCCAGGTAAGAAAGTATTTGTTTTATTCTGCTAATATTAACCGTTAATGTATTATCATCTACAAATTTAATCGTGTCCCATACTTCCTTAATCAGTTCTTCTCTTGAAACAAAAGAATTGTGATTATCCATTAACTTTTTCATCAGCTTATATTCATTTTTACTAAGTTCTATTTCCTCCCCGCAGTATGTAAGCGTAAAAGTGTTCACATCAATACAAAGTTCACCAACACAAGTGTTTTTTGTATCTGTTGTTGCATATTCCCCGTAAATTCTTCTCATAGTAGCCTTGATTTTTGATTGTAACAGTTCAAACGTAAATGGTTTCGTTATATAATCATCCGCGCCAAGTTCGATAGCCATAATCTGGTCCACTTCCTGACTGCGGGCGGATATAATGATAATTGGAACATTGGATTGCTTCCGAAAACTTCTGCTTAAATGAAATCCATCATAATAAGGTAAATTTATATCCAGTAAAACAAGATCAGGTTTTATATTTGTAAACTCTGTTATGATAGCTGAAAAACTCTCGGGTTGCTGTACATCAAAACCATAACGCTCCAGGTTTTCCTGAATAAGTTTACTTAACTGTACATCATCTTCTATTAGCATAACTTTGTACATCGTTTATTCTCCTTTACGATAGGACAATCATTTTAATAATCTCAGCTCGCAGCACCAGCGTTATGACTGAAATCTTCTTGATTCATTTCGTACAGTTAGATTAACTGCAATTATTTATAAACTGTAAGCATATTTTAACATAATTAGTTGGAAATTCTTGTGGGATAAACTATAAAAATAGGATAATACGTTGACTGCTATTGGTGTCGGAACGGATTCGTGAAACCCTGCGACAAATTTCTATTATTCAAGCTGTTTTTTATCAAGTTTACCTAACGATGTGTACGGCATATGGTCAACAATTTCAACTTGTTTCGGTAATTGAAATCTGGAAACCCTTGAACGTAGCAACTCAAGAATTTCTTCTTCTGTAGTTCCGGCATTTTTTACTGGAAGTACAATTGCTTTTAATCGTTGTCCAAATTGTTTATCCTTGATTCCAATAACAACGGCATCTTCTATTAAGGGATGCTTGATTAGCACTTGCTCGACTTCAATTGGATAAACATTTTCACCGCCGGAAACAACCATATCATCTGTTCGTCCACATAAATAGTAATAGAAATTGTCGTCCCGATAGCCTAAATCGCCTGTTTGAATCCATGAATCTTTCCTGTTGCTCATCGACCAGTCATTATTAATCCAAAACTGTCCGACTTTCCCGTTTTCCACCTCTTTCTTGTTATCATCCAGGATTTTTATGCGCATGCCACTTATTTTTTTGCCAATTGTAGATTGTGAATATCTTAAATCCGTTGATGTTGCGATAAAATTCAACCCGGCTTCTGAAGTTCCGTATAAATTGTATAAGACACTACCTAATTCACGAAAAGTCTCTTCAATAAGTGTTGTTCTGAGTTTTGCACCGCCTGACGCTATACAGGAAAGAGATTTCAAGGCTTGCGGATCAGTTTGTAACATTTTCTCCAGCATCAGTGGAACAACAGTGATTACGTCCGCATGGTGTTCACGTATTAGTCTGCATGCTTTCTTTGCATCAAATCCGCTGCTAATCACTGTTTTCTTTCCCAAAGGTATAAATAAAAGCAATACGGCTATCCCATAACCGTGATAAATAGGAGTAGCTATATAGGCAGTATTATAGTTTAATACCTTTAATCTCTTAATAAATGTGGCAAATGGATTTAAATAATTAAAAATTGAGGGCTTATGCGGTACATCCTTAGAAACGCCTGTTGTCCCACTCGTTTGCAATATAATTTTTCCAGCAGAAGTTCTTGGTAGCGTGTTTTCATTGACATCTGTATTGAGGAAGTTACTTATTGCGGGTAAGTAAGTATGATAACTTAAAACTTTGAATTTCGAGTATGGTGATTGTTCAATTAAAGAACTTAATCCATCATCGTATATTAGAACATCGAAATCATGACGATTTACTAATTCATTAAACTGGCCCTCGCTCATTTCCGTATTTAATAGATAGAGGTCTGCGCCTAATCTGGAGACTGCAAATATAGACTTTACAAGTGAAGCATGGTTTTTACACAATAAAGCTACCTTCTGTCCACTTTGAAGTTTAACATTATCTTTTAAACAACCAGCAAGCTTATTAGATTGTTCCAAAAGCTGTTTATAGTTAATTGTTTCATAGTCATCCACTAAAGCGACTTGATTGGCATATTTCGTTTCAGCTACATGCAGCAGGGTCATCAAATTGATTCCACATTGGGAAATGGCCTTGATTAGCCGATACAACCCTGTTGGAAAGAGTAATTTAATTTTATATAAAACATAGATAAGCCTAAAGACTTTCATTACTATTCCTCACTCTTACGCTTATTTGAAAAATCCCAAAAACTTCGAAGGAAAACAGAAACGAACTGTCCAAATAGTAACCACCAGGGCTGATATTTTTTCTTCTTCGTATACATTGATTTTAAAATGATTTTTGCCGCATGTTCCGGTGACATGGCGGGCATATTTTGATATGCAATTGTTGGTTGAATCATCGGTGTTCTTACTAAAGGTAAATAAATTGTTGTTGTTGCTATTCCTGCAGCCTTTAACTCAGGTGAAACAGACCGAACCCAGACATCAAAAGCGGATTTGGATGCCTGATAAGCAGCGAAGTAAGGAACAGGTGCTAGAAGGGCGTTTATCGTCGAGATGTTAATCATTTGTCCCTGATTCTTTTTTAGAAGAGGTATAACTGATAACAGCAATTGAACCGATGCAAAATAATTGATAGACATTGTACGTGTGAAATCATGATAACGATTAAGAGATTCATAGATAGACCGCTTTATAGAATGACCAGCATTATTTACTACGATATCTAAACCATTTGGCAACTGATGAAGAAACTTAAGCAAACCTTCCATTTCATCCTGATTCCTAAGGTCTGCTTGAAAAGTGCTTACTTTGACAGCTTTCTTTTCCAGTTCATTTTTTATCTTTAAAAGCTTTTCTCCCCTTCTGGCTGTTAAAATTAAATGACCGTTTATATTCGCTAATTGATAAGTTAATTGCTCGCCAATCCCCGAACTTGCACCCGTTATAAGGACAGACTTCCCAGCAAGTTGGTCTTTTAACTTTTTTGTATTCAAGTAGGTGGGGGGAAACAAACATGATTCCAATAAACTGTAATTTTTCATTTGTACACCCGTTTCAAGTTTTAAAATTTCGGCGTTTTGCCCATCCGCTTAAAAATAATCTACTATAACTATACAAGTATTTAATGAATTTTCCAAAAATAATTAATAAGAAAGACTCGGTCCTATCCTCGTCTTTCAAGAAGTCAAATCCCAGGAATTAAAACTTGTAATTTTGTCTTGAGAAGACCTTCATAGACTTTATAAAGGGCCTTTCACTTGGTTTTTTTCCTTGTTTTGTCCTTCATCAGCTTTATGAAGCACTTTTCGCTTGGCTTTTTGCCTTGTTTTGCTCTTCATCGGCTTTATGAAGCACTTTTCGCTTGGACTTTTGTCTTGTTTTGCTCTTCATCAGCTTCATGAAGCGCTTTTCGCTTGGACTTTTGCCTTGTTTTGCTCTTCATCGGCTTTATGAAGCGCTTTTTACTTAGTTTTTTGTCCTGTTTTGTCCTTCATTGGCTTTATGAAGTACTTTTTACTTGGTTTTTTGTTCTATTTTGTCCTTCATCAGCTTTATAAATAATCCCAATTTACATTACTCGACAAAGAAAATTTGCTTCAAAATACTTTTCTCCATTGATTAAAGTAGCGTCTTAAAAAACACGAAACGATCAAGCTGTATTCTGAGGCACTTCAAGCGTAATATAACCAAGTTTCCCTGTCCTTAGATCCCGAATAACCAAATCAGAAACTTTATCAAAGTTCACATTGCCTCCGCTTTCCAATGCACCGCGCTGTTTTCCAATGGAAACGAAGATATCCCACATATCTGTCATGTCACGGTCAATTCCATAACGTTCTTCTAATTGTGCCGGATAATGTTCCTGCATAAATCGCATGACAAAAGCAACTACATCATCCAATGGCAGCAACTGATCTTTTATCGTCCCAATGGCTGCCAATCGATAACCGACTAGTTCATCCTCAAATTTTGGCCAAAGAATCCCTGGCGTATCCAGTAATTCAAAGTCCTTATTCACTTTAATCCAGAGCTGCTGCTTGGTTACACCTGGTTTGTCACCTGTTTTGGCAATCTTTTTATTTGCCAGACGATTAATCAATGTCGATTTTCCCACATTGGGAATACCGATAATCATTGCTCTTGCGGGGCGTGGCTGGATACCTTTTTTCAAGAGTTTGTCCATTTTTTCCTGACCCATCTCTTTACCCAGCTGAACCACACGATTAATGTCGTTCTTATCATTAACATTAATTGCAATCGCCTTAATATCCTGATTTTTAAAATGTGATATCCAACGATCTGTTTTACTGTTATCAGCAAGGTCTCTTTTCATCAAAACAATCATTTTCGGCTTATTTTGCAGTACTTGCTGGAGCATGGGATTTTGTGATGCCAACGGTGCACGCGCATCAACAAGCTCCATGACAAAATCAACCAATTTCAGCTTTTCTTCCACTTCTCTTCTCGCTTTTGCCATATGTCCCGGAAACCATTGTATCGTCACTATTCTCACCCTAATCGTGTAAAATTTCTAAACGGTCAAACGGCCAGTAAATTAAACTTGTTTTCCCGACAATCTGATCCATCGAAATCAGCCCTAAAATCCGGCTGTCCGTTGAATTGTTACGGTTATCTCCCAGCACGAGAACCTTTCCTTCTGGTATTTTTTCTAATCCATCTGTTATACCCTCAAGTTGAAAGTCTCCAGTATATGACTCATAAGACATCATTTTGTTTTTTTGCTCTGCCAAGAAAGGCTCTTTCACCTTTTTGCCGTTAATATATAATACATCATCATTTACAGCTACGTGTTCACCCGGTAAGCCAATGACCCGTTTAATAAAGTCCTTTTTGTCCGATGCATGAAAAACAACAATGTCAAATCGTTCTGGTTCATGAATGTCATATACAACTTTATTAACAATCATTTGATCCCCATCATGTAACGTTGGCATCATGGATGGTCCATCTACAACAATTGGGGCAAAAAAGAATGTTCGTACAACAAATACCAACCCGAATGCGATTAATAATGCTTTGACCCAGTCAAACCATTCACTTTTCGTTTCAGCCATGTATTCCCCTCCGACAACAGCATGTATAATTATATTTTAATCCAGCTTTATATATGTATTCAAGACAAGATGCAAAAAGGAGCTTGCACACAATGGGCCAAGCTCCTTTCCAATACGTTTTATTTCGTCCATCTCCACGGAGTAGCATATCGTTCCGCCGTTGAATTTAGCGGCGTTCTTTAATACGTGCTGCTTTTCCGCGCAGGTTACGAAGATAATACAGTTTCGCACGACGAACAATACCACGGCGTGTTACTTCAATTTTCGCAATACGAGGAGAATGTACAGGGAATGTACGTTCAACACCTACACCATAAGAAAGCTTTCTTACTGTAAATGTTTCGCTGATTCCTCCGTTTTGGCGCTTAATAACAACACCTTCGAACACCTGAATACGTTCACGTGATCCTTCCACAACTTTAACGTGAACTTTTACAGTGTCACCCGGGCGGAAATCAGGATGATCAGTGCGAAGTTGATCTTTTGTAACGTCCTCAATAATTTTTTGCATCCTGGTTCACTCCTTCCAAACCAATGCTCTTGTCTCGCTATATGACAGCGGAACATCGTTTATACGGCTTAAAGTCTGAACTTTAAGCACAACAGTAAATATATCATAATAGCAATGGGAGTTCAACAATAATTTCTATTTATCGTTGATTTCACGCCATATTTTTAATTCTTCTTCAGAAAAAGATTTTCTGTCTATCAATTCTTTCCTTCGTTCATACGTTCGTTTCAATGACTCTTTCCTGCGCCATTCATTTATTTTAGCATGATCTCCCGATAATAATACATCCGGAACCTTCATGCCGCGAAAGTCTGCAGGCCGTGTATAATGCGGGTGTTCAAGCAGTCCGGTTGAAAACGAATCTTCAGGTGCGGACGCTTTGTTCCCCAGCACATCCGGTATCAGACGGACGACACTATCAATCACAACCATAGCACCAAGCTCTCCTCCGGTCAGCACATAGTCACCAATCGATATTTCATCGGTTACAAGGTGTTCCCGAATTCGTTCATCATAGCCTTCATAATGCCCGCAAATAAACACAAGGTGTTCTTCTTCGGCTAACTCTTCAGCTTTTTTCTGATTATATGGTTCACCCTGTGGACACATAAGCACAATACGTGGCTTGGCTTGTTTTTCTTTAACAACAGCATCCACCGCGTCGAACACCGGCTGGGGCGTTAACACCATACCCGCACCGCCACCGTATGGATAATCATCAACCTTATTATGCTTGTTACCCGCATAATCGCGAAAATTAATCAGGTTGTAGCTGAACTTTTCTTTCTCATAGGCTTTTTTTAGAATGGAATGTTCAAAAATACCTGATATCATTTCCGGAAAGAGGGTTAATACGTCAATATGCATTATTCAAGCAGTCCTTCCATTGGTTCAATGACCACTTTTCCGGATGAAACATCCACTTGTTTAACAACATCATCAATAAAAGGAATCAAAATATCTTTCCCTTTTTCCGGTTTTATAACCCATACATCATTTGCTCCAGGTGATAGAATTTCTTTAATAGCACCCAGCTTTCCGCCATTAATCAAATAAACGTCACACCCGATGATTTCATGATAATAGAATTCATTATCTTCTAATTTGGTAAGCTGATCTTCCGTTATTTTTAAAAAAGAGCCTTTAAAATGCTCGACATCATTAATGTTGTTATAGCCGTTAAAGTGAACGAGATCGAATCCTTTATGTACACGATGACCATCGATTTTAAGATCAACCGGTTGTTCGTTTTCTTTAACTAAAAACAACGTGCTTCCGACTTCAAAACGCTCGTCGAAGTCAGTGATACGATGAACTTTAACTTCACCTTTAATACCGTGTGTATTTACTATTTTGCCAACATTAAACATCTTTTCAGTCATTATCTCACCTGCTATTCTTCAACCCTTATAACGATATCGTCTTTAATAACAATTGCCGTCTCTTCCATAACCTCATTCCAATGCATACCTTCCTTAACCTCAACAAGAGCTTCAACTTCTTTTTCCGTAATCTCACTGCCTATTTCAAGCATTTCCAGCTGCTCGATTTTAAAATCAATCAGCTTTATCTTTTCCTTACGATTTTTAATTTCCTGTTGAAATCGTTGCGTTAGCTCTTGCTTTGAGATACCTGATTTATTCGTTACTTTACGTTGTTCAAACAGGAGCTGTTGACACTCTTGTTCAAGCCGCATTTTATGATTATGAAAATTATTGTGTAATTTTGTTTTGCTCTTCTCTGTGACAATCTGCTTGATAAGGACCTTTTTTATTATTTGCACTACTGTTCCCCGCTCTCCTAAACAGTTTTGGTACAAAATGAATGCTTAAAAAGGGAAAGGTATACCCTCTCCCTTTTACATAATATCCAAATAAATACGTTTGTCAGCATCCGATTTAGCTGCATAGACAACTGTACGGATTGCTTTTGCAATTCGTCCATTTTTGCCGATGACTTTCCCAACATCGTTTTGATTAACAGTAAGATGGTAGACAGTTTTTGTCTCCTCTTCCGTTTCCGTAACAACGATGTCTTCCGGATGATCGACTAATGGTGTAACAATTGATTCAATTAGGGCTTTCATGATATCACACTACTTTACTATTGATTTTTCTGGTCGTGGAATTTTTTCATGATGCCTTCTTTTGAAAATAGGTTACGAACTGTATCACTTGGTTTTGCACCTTTTGTCATCCAGTCCAATGCTTTTTCTTCATCTATTTTAACTTCAACTGGGCTAACTACAGGATTATATGTTCCAATTTGCTCGATTAAGCGGCCATCACGCGGTGAACGTGAATCTGCTACAACGACACGATAAAATGGATTTCTTTTAGACCCCATACGCTTTAAACGAATTTTAACAGCCATGTTTTGCACCTCCAATGAATATGTTTTACACAATTTAAGATTTTAACAGAAAGCAAAAGGTCTGTAAAGTGTTTTTGCATTACAAGGTTGAAAATGACTATATCTGAGCCGCAGCCGGCATACACTCCGCTTTCCGTGGGCGGCTGATGAGCGATAAAAGTGATTCTACATAAACGGAAACTTCATGCCGCCTTTGCCTTTTTTGCCTTTTTGCATGCCGGTCATTTGTTTCATCATTTTCTTCATTTCGTCAAACTGTTTGAGCAGACGATTTACCTGGGAAACAGAGGTACCGGAGCCTTTTGCTATCCGTTTTTTTCTGCTTGCATTCAGGATACTTGGTTCCTGGCGTTCTTTCTTTGTCATTGATTGAATAATAGCTTCAACGTGAACCAGCTGTTTTTCATCAATTTGGGCATTTTTCAGCCCTTTCATTTTGTTGGCCCCTGGAATCATAGCCATTAAATCTTCCAATGGACCCATGCTTTTCACCTGACCCATTTGTTCTAAAAAGTCATCAAATGTGAAAGAGGCTGTACGCATTTTTTCTTCCAGTTCTTTTGCCTGTTTCTCATCAACGTTTGTCTGGGCTTTTTCGATGAGTGATAAGACATCCCCCATGCCAAGTATTCTGGATGCCATACCTTCCGGGTGGAATGTCTCCAGCCCATCCAGTTTTTCCCCGGTACCGGCGAATTTAATCTGCTTACCGGTAACAGCTTTAATGGAAAGTGCTGCACCACCACGTGTATCACCGTCAAGTTTTGTTAATACAACTCCGGAAATATCGAGTTGATCATTAAAACTTTGAGCAACATTAACCGCATCCTGACCAGTCATCGCATCGACAACAAGGAATATTTCATCCGGTTTTACGGATGCCTTAATTTGCTCCAGTTCACTCATTAAATCCGTATCGACATGCAGACGACCTGCTGTATCAATGATGACATAATCATTATGCTCTTTTTTAGCCTGTTCTATTGCTTCTGATGCAATATCAACCGGGTTCGCATCGGTACCTTTTGAAAATACCGGCATATCCAGTTGCTGACCAAGCGTCTCCAACTGATCTACTGCTGCAGGTCGATAAACGTCACATGCAACAAGTAATGGTGAACGATTATGTTGTTTCCGCAGATGGTTTGCCAGTTTGCCCGTTGTCGTTGTCTTACCGGCACCCTGCAAGCCTACCATTAGGATAACCGTCGGCGGGCGATCAGCTACAGCTATTTTACTTTGCTCGCCGCCCATCAATTCGGTCAATTCTTCTTTTACCACTTTTATAACCTGCTGTCCCGGAGTTAAACTCTCCATTACTTCCTGACCGACAGCACGTTCTTTGATCCGTTTAATTAAATCTTTTACCACTTTAAAGTTAACGTCCGCCTCAAGTAAAGCGAGCCGGACTTCACGCGTCATTTCTTTTACGTCTTGTTCGGAAACCTTACCTTTACCTGTAATTTTTTTAATCGTACCTTGCAAGCGGTCGGCCAATCCTTCAAATGCCATAGAAGGTGTCCCCCTAATCCAGTTCTTTTAATTGTTTAATAAGTGCATGCATTACACCGTCTCTATTGGTAACTTCATTCATTTTATCTAAAATATCAGTTCGCTGCTGGAATTTATCATATAACCTTAATTTTTCTTCATATGATTCAAGCATTGCTTCTGTCCGTCTGATATTGTCATAGACAGCCTGACGCGAAACTTCCAGCAACTCGGATATTTCACCTAATGAATAGTCTTCCAAATAATACATTTCCATATAACTGCGTTGTTTAGGGGTTAGTAATGTTTGATAAAAATCAAATAAATAATTGATTCGTGTTGTTTTTTCCAGCAATCAATACACCCCTTGTTAAGTGAAATACCTTTACAAAAGTTTAACACTAATCACCGCTATCTTCAAGGAGATCAGCGAATAAACCATATACAAATGCATGCGCATTAAACTCCTGAAGATCCTCCATTTTCTCACCAAGACCTACAAATTTCACCGGAACATTCAGTTCGTTGCGAATTGCCAATACAATCCCGCCTTTTGCGGTACCATCAAGCTTGGTCAGGACAATCCCTGATACATCCGTTGCATCTGCAAACGTTTTAGCCTGGCTCATTGCATTTTGTCCGGTTGTTGCGTCCAATACAAGCAAAACATC
The genomic region above belongs to Virgibacillus doumboii and contains:
- the trmD gene encoding tRNA (guanosine(37)-N1)-methyltransferase TrmD, yielding MHIDVLTLFPEMISGIFEHSILKKAYEKEKFSYNLINFRDYAGNKHNKVDDYPYGGGAGMVLTPQPVFDAVDAVVKEKQAKPRIVLMCPQGEPYNQKKAEELAEEEHLVFICGHYEGYDERIREHLVTDEISIGDYVLTGGELGAMVVIDSVVRLIPDVLGNKASAPEDSFSTGLLEHPHYTRPADFRGMKVPDVLLSGDHAKINEWRRKESLKRTYERRKELIDRKSFSEEELKIWREINDK
- the rplS gene encoding 50S ribosomal protein L19, coding for MQKIIEDVTKDQLRTDHPDFRPGDTVKVHVKVVEGSRERIQVFEGVVIKRQNGGISETFTVRKLSYGVGVERTFPVHSPRIAKIEVTRRGIVRRAKLYYLRNLRGKAARIKERR
- a CDS encoding sensor histidine kinase, producing the protein MLKRLIMKFFKDRLLLISFYLVNMICLIAFFHLSEPLNTEFFYPLSIGIFLLTVYLIIDWFRYYQTNRAIELMLRNQFTEIEPHTEEQKAFRQLLNKMMKEHSSKYSQMREQNQERLYFLSHWMHYLKTPVSVIELIVSKEGETDVYDKILQENKRLHTSIEQGLTMLRMENFENDLELNSIDLLDSLRKLINGRKEEFIHQSVFPSIDFKGETAYVVTDSKWNEILLDQIISNAIKYSSTKPGDKNLIFRIAKSDQYITLSIIDEGVGIPSYDLERLYQPFFTGENGRKFANASGIGLYLSKKIADKLGQTITIQSEVSKGTTVTIQWIAGKKLEIITTKKMYQ
- the rpsP gene encoding 30S ribosomal protein S16, which translates into the protein MAVKIRLKRMGSKRNPFYRVVVADSRSPRDGRLIEQIGTYNPVVSPVEVKIDEEKALDWMTKGAKPSDTVRNLFSKEGIMKKFHDQKNQ
- a CDS encoding KH domain-containing protein, which encodes MKALIESIVTPLVDHPEDIVVTETEEETKTVYHLTVNQNDVGKVIGKNGRIAKAIRTVVYAAKSDADKRIYLDIM
- the lepB gene encoding signal peptidase I — encoded protein: MAETKSEWFDWVKALLIAFGLVFVVRTFFFAPIVVDGPSMMPTLHDGDQMIVNKVVYDIHEPERFDIVVFHASDKKDFIKRVIGLPGEHVAVNDDVLYINGKKVKEPFLAEQKNKMMSYESYTGDFQLEGITDGLEKIPEGKVLVLGDNRNNSTDSRILGLISMDQIVGKTSLIYWPFDRLEILHD
- a CDS encoding SDR family NAD(P)-dependent oxidoreductase, coding for MKNYSLLESCLFPPTYLNTKKLKDQLAGKSVLITGASSGIGEQLTYQLANINGHLILTARRGEKLLKIKNELEKKAVKVSTFQADLRNQDEMEGLLKFLHQLPNGLDIVVNNAGHSIKRSIYESLNRYHDFTRTMSINYFASVQLLLSVIPLLKKNQGQMINISTINALLAPVPYFAAYQASKSAFDVWVRSVSPELKAAGIATTTIYLPLVRTPMIQPTIAYQNMPAMSPEHAAKIILKSMYTKKKKYQPWWLLFGQFVSVFLRSFWDFSNKRKSEE
- a CDS encoding response regulator transcription factor, whose translation is MYKVMLIEDDVQLSKLIQENLERYGFDVQQPESFSAIITEFTNIKPDLVLLDINLPYYDGFHLSRSFRKQSNVPIIIISARSQEVDQIMAIELGADDYITKPFTFELLQSKIKATMRRIYGEYATTDTKNTCVGELCIDVNTFTLTYCGEEIELSKNEYKLMKKLMDNHNSFVSREELIKEVWDTIKFVDDNTLTVNISRIKQILSYLGLTDVIKSKRGAGYMLYHPAVMRN
- a CDS encoding YlqD family protein translates to MQIIKKVLIKQIVTEKSKTKLHNNFHNHKMRLEQECQQLLFEQRKVTNKSGISKQELTQRFQQEIKNRKEKIKLIDFKIEQLEMLEIGSEITEKEVEALVEVKEGMHWNEVMEETAIVIKDDIVIRVEE
- the rimM gene encoding ribosome maturation factor RimM (Essential for efficient processing of 16S rRNA), translating into MTEKMFNVGKIVNTHGIKGEVKVHRITDFDERFEVGSTLFLVKENEQPVDLKIDGHRVHKGFDLVHFNGYNNINDVEHFKGSFLKITEDQLTKLEDNEFYYHEIIGCDVYLINGGKLGAIKEILSPGANDVWVIKPEKGKDILIPFIDDVVKQVDVSSGKVVIEPMEGLLE
- a CDS encoding AMP-binding protein, with the translated sequence MKVFRLIYVLYKIKLLFPTGLYRLIKAISQCGINLMTLLHVAETKYANQVALVDDYETINYKQLLEQSNKLAGCLKDNVKLQSGQKVALLCKNHASLVKSIFAVSRLGADLYLLNTEMSEGQFNELVNRHDFDVLIYDDGLSSLIEQSPYSKFKVLSYHTYLPAISNFLNTDVNENTLPRTSAGKIILQTSGTTGVSKDVPHKPSIFNYLNPFATFIKRLKVLNYNTAYIATPIYHGYGIAVLLLFIPLGKKTVISSGFDAKKACRLIREHHADVITVVPLMLEKMLQTDPQALKSLSCIASGGAKLRTTLIEETFRELGSVLYNLYGTSEAGLNFIATSTDLRYSQSTIGKKISGMRIKILDDNKKEVENGKVGQFWINNDWSMSNRKDSWIQTGDLGYRDDNFYYYLCGRTDDMVVSGGENVYPIEVEQVLIKHPLIEDAVVIGIKDKQFGQRLKAIVLPVKNAGTTEEEILELLRSRVSRFQLPKQVEIVDHMPYTSLGKLDKKQLE
- the ylqF gene encoding ribosome biogenesis GTPase YlqF produces the protein MTIQWFPGHMAKARREVEEKLKLVDFVMELVDARAPLASQNPMLQQVLQNKPKMIVLMKRDLADNSKTDRWISHFKNQDIKAIAINVNDKNDINRVVQLGKEMGQEKMDKLLKKGIQPRPARAMIIGIPNVGKSTLINRLANKKIAKTGDKPGVTKQQLWIKVNKDFELLDTPGILWPKFEDELVGYRLAAIGTIKDQLLPLDDVVAFVMRFMQEHYPAQLEERYGIDRDMTDMWDIFVSIGKQRGALESGGNVNFDKVSDLVIRDLRTGKLGYITLEVPQNTA